The sequence below is a genomic window from Zootoca vivipara chromosome 9, rZooViv1.1, whole genome shotgun sequence.
ATTCCAAGGACACTAATTACCCCTGGGGCAAGGGAACTTTTCTCATTCTGACAAAACACAAAAGGTCAGTTAAAGTGGGTGGGTgagtgtctggggggggggggacggggggacagtgtgtgtgtatagctGGGGGAAAGAAGCACAGGTGCTCCAATATAAATAAGCGCTATTTTCTGCCTACCTATTGCATCCAATTATATTCCCCACATCTCCCACGCCCCATGCCTTGCTTAACTTTCTTGAAGTACAGAGTCAGAGTTGAATTGCAATCAACTTCGGTGACATGGTTGGGTTGGAAAGTATTTGCAAGTAATTGCAAGtaatatttgtttttctttagggTCTATGGGAGGATTTcaaaataccggtagttgtttatcaGAGCAGACAACTGTGAAAAATCTCTATGCTTTCTGTTACAAAAACCCCCGAAAAAGCCAGTGAAGGAAATAGCCCTATGAAAGCAACAAATGACACATACCGTAATTTAGCATGTAGTGGTAACAGTATTGAATTGTTTACAATCTGAATTAATGTTTTTTCGGTGTTAACATTCATGTTGGTTCCCTCCTTATATAGTGTATGTTCTACCTCCtcaaaaaaaaattgccttaaaAATAGAATCAATCCCATACACACTTTCATGGAAGTGTTTAATTTACTTCTCTGAAGCATTCTAGAAAATGTACACAGGATCAGACTGCAAGACagatttctactttttcttcttgttttcctcctctaaaaagtGTTACGGTCCATAAAATACGGtacaattatttaaaatgcatctctgggttatttctggggcacaggaattcattcctttcccccccaaaaagacatagcccagcccaccacatggtttgagggacgatggaccggcccccggctgaaaaaggttgctgacccctgttctagaaaaCCTTTCTATTGAAGGCTGCTTCAGTGTGTAGTTCTAACTTGTAATGTCTGGTGAATGTTGACGCACACATCCATCCCAAGGGCTATTTCAATTTCCAAGCCAGAAAGTGGTTTCATGTATTTTAGAAGATGGTAGCCATGGGTACTCCAGTGGGagcacaaagcagcagcaggataATGCCCAGATCCAGGCAGAGATGAACACTCTCCACTCAGAGAGAGAACTATTCAGCAACCCAGCTGAGCTCGCTCGCTTGTGATGGCTGAATTAGCACCCAGTGTTTAGTAGGAAGCTTTCTTCCCGATGACaaacatgttttcttttattgtcttCAGATATACctaaaggagagggggggagcaaGGAGACACCAGAAGGGGGCAAAGTGTAGGGTTGGGGGTGTTTTAGAAATtaaagctcccctcctccccggATTTTGGAAGAGAAAACTTTACAGAGGATTGTCAtctaagagaaagaaaaattcaGAAAGAGGAATGTGAACTCAaaggcagagaggagaggaataaTCATACTGTATCTGATTTGGGCAAAGCACTTCTCCACCTCCAATCGTCAATGCATTACCACCAGGTTCAGTGGCTAAGTAATGATGAGATAACAATAtgattatgtgttgttgttttttgaatggCATTAATGGATTCTGGCAGGGGTTTCAAAGAGGCTACATACCTGAGACCGTGGTCTGTTATCTGGTAACATCCTGACAGACTGAGGAACTGAAGAACTCGCGCTGTCTCATGGTCTGATTTTGCACTCCTGAAGTATGCAAAGTCTTTCTCCTCTGACTGTTTACTAGTCCTTGGTGCATGTTTAGATAGTGCAGAGGATCCTGGGAGTGCCTGAATAGTTCTTAAAGCTGTCCCAGCACAACAGAAAGAGTGACCGCAGTAGGTCAAGGCAGTAGGAGCACAGTGCTGCTGCCAGCAAATACTAGTCCTTAGTCCAAAAATGTCTTTGCTGCTGCATGATGCAGAACAACAATTTGATGAAGGTTCTATCACACAAACTCCTTCAATATTTCTGTGTTTCCACTCAGCAGCATCTTCAATATCTGCCAGATCTTCTGCATCTAACATCCAGATATAGGCAGAGTTAAAGCTCTCTGATCTGACAGGTGCAATCCAATGGCTTTCATTTCCTTCTCCTTTAATCAAATTTTCATTTGCAATATcatgcaaactacagttcttttTGCTGGCCTGCATGGCAATGTCTTTGCTTTTCCACACAGTTTTTCCATTCCTGTTTTGACAACTTTTCGGAGATCCTGCTTCATTGGGTGACAAAATTCCCAAGGCCCTGGAAATCTTTTTTACAGCCACATCTGTGATTCTCTCACATCCAGAGAGATCAAGATGCCGGAGATTCTGGCAGCAACCAACCCAAGACCAACTGAAACAAATATTAACATATTTGTTAACCAATATTTCATTATTGTCCCAACCAGCATATTCAAGCTATTGCAAATAAAGTATTCATATTCGGATCAAAGAATGTTCAACCGTAAATGCATATAATACTAAAAGAAATCAATTAAGGATTAATAGCAACCATGCCATGCATACCCGACAAACTAGCTTTTCCCTTCTGAAAAGGGCATagaccctgtttcccctattttaagacgtagtcataaaataagccgtagcaggatttttaagcattcaaggaatataagccataccccgaaaataagacatagtgataggcacagcagcaatgctggctgcagcaggaggaagagaaaaaattaagacatcccctgaaaataagccatagtgttgttgttttttgaggaaaaataaatataagacagtgtcttattttcggagaaacatggcaaCTCTCCCTTGCAATGTATGACAGGAGTCAGGAAGTGCAATTCATAGATTCTACGACATTCATCACCTTCCCCTACTATTGTACCTCAACATAGTTCaggtgaccttccagatgttgctgaactacaactcccatgatcattCCTTGCCATTGGGTATGCTAGCCAAGAGCAATAAGATTTAGGTCCAACAATACTTGGAGGGGCAAACGTTCTCCACCTTTGCTTTAAATTATCCGACTGCTGCATTGTAGAACAGGTCAAAGGGTATGAACACAAGGCTGTATAATGCTCTCTCCaacccttccccctcctttcatGCACAAGAAAGGAAGATtaaagtattgtgtccagttctggattAAGAGGAAAATTGACGAATGGGATatgtacagaggagggtgaccaagaagatcaaggatctggaagccaagccttaggtggaacagttgagggagttgggaatgtttagcctggataagaagcctgagaggagatatgatagccatcttcaaatatctcaagggctgtcacatggaagagggaactagtttgctttctcctgctctggaggataggatccgaaccaatggcttcaagttacaagaaaacagATTCTGAttcaacatcaggaaaaactttctgatattaagagctgtttgacagtggaatcaACTCCCTCGGGAGATTATGCACTCTCCTttattggagattttaaagcagatgttAGATGATCATCTGGCAGTGGTGCttcaagttgagattcctgcattgccgggggttagactagatagTATGATACATAACAACTTCCAAAACCAACATTTCTCCCTGCCAAAAACAGTTCACATATCAAGGCTCTAGTAATTACTATACTGTTGGCAGTTTACCAATGGCAAAGTAAGCAACCACCCAAAGGATTACCAACCTTTCAAATGCAGAATCAGAAATATCAGTTTGAGTGAGATCAAGATGTTCCAAGTTAGGACAGAGTTCTAAGATCTGTCTGACCTAGGTTTAAAAGAAAATGGAGTATCAGTTTATGGTTGCAATAAAAATTATGTCAGAGATTATATTGCTGTCTTTATACTGTTAATCCACCTTGAATACAGAGCAGGCAGAAAAGCAACACaaattattttattgaaaaaCACCCACTTAACCACCCTTATTATTCTTTACAGATTCCCCAGATGTATTCACTATGTATACTGTACCATTTTGTTAGATATGGCAGAGCTGTATGCCAGCACAATTGTTTTCACTGAGGTGCCTACACGTGGGAGAACGTTATGAATTAAGCCCTGAAGAAAgtccttttctttttgaataatGCTGATAGCCAAGGATTCTTCTGCATTTTCTTCTAAAAGGGATCAAAAGACAAATTTAAGAATAAAAAATGGACATATATACAAAGTATGCaaatatattaattttaaaaacatctaTATATCAAATGCTGTCTGTGCCAATGAAAGGGCAGCTAATTAGTATAATAAAAGCTGCAGCATAAGTACTTTAGTCAAAAGGACAAATTGCAGATGCAGAGCATCTCCCTGCATGTTTTGCCAACCACCACAAGAGGTCAGCCTTCAGAGTAATGAAAGTTAGTTATCTACGGTGTCGACGGTCACAATCTGACACTGAGGTAGTTTTCTGCAAACCAAGCTTTCCCCAAAACAGCAAGGAAACTATGCCTTAAATTTGATGGGCATGGTAGTTCTAACGAAAGTGTCACACAACTCAACTGACAGAAAAGGCGCACTGACTTTAAGAGAAATATGTCAATCAAGATTATATAAATGTACAAATGTACAAGTATGCTTACTTAACTCTAAACATCAGTCCAAAAGACCAGCAGTACTAATAAATATCATCAAAGCCAAAAGCAGTTCAGATGGAATGTTGGGGCAAATAAAAAGGTCTCATTCTTCACAACTGAAAAGGCACTTAGTGAAGGAAGGGGCAGAGTGCTGATCAACACAAAAATGAGGGGAAACCAGTTTTTCTCAAGAATATCCCCAAGTGTCCTGCTATTGGCAAGTTGCTTTTTTGCTCACTAGTGTCTACATCCCTCAAAGAGACCTATTCCTTTACAAAAACAAGCCATGATCTCATAGTGTCCTTGCCAAGTATaatactctagatcaggcatccccaaactgtggccctccagatgttttggtctacaactcccatgatccctagctaacaggaccagtggttggggaagatgggaactgtagtccaaaacatctggagggccgaagtttggggatgcctgctttagatgagaggttttcaagctttttgggtccacggctcccttgaccaactacattctttctgcagcacccctgtgaggCTCAGGAGCCCACTTATGTCACCCCTTCCCTGCagaactggcagcctctcaccctttttcgaacaccctcccttgtggagtgttcccttagcctcctctcccctcttgggagtcctctgggagGACTCCCCTCTTGGGAGTCCCACAGAGGAGCTTgtggccagggctgctgcaacaaacagctgtgcaatccTTTGGGAGGCAaggacacaagagggcatcagaggacagagggaagaaaagagggacagaggccagtgttgcccacggcacctctaaccatcattcaaggcacccccaGGGTTCcatagcacactggttgaaaaccactgctctagaccacCCAAGACAAAACTGTAAAGGGAAGATATACAGTTCACCCCTTAACTTACCAGACTCGTCTATATCAGCATCTTCATCCCATTCCTGAAAAGCACGGCTTTCATCTTTTCTGTTTTTTACCCATTCTTCATCAGGATCTGTATCAAGATCACCTGGTGGGCCACTGGACCAGTCTCCTAAGTAGCCAACAAGAACACATACAAAGATCATGCATGTGAAAGTAGCACATGTAAAATTTGTATCCTCCCTTTTCAGAACATACCAGCGGTTCAGTACTCAGATGTCGTTCCCGTAATCAGATGTCTATTGCTAGAGCTTAGTCATCAAGGTGTCAAAATTAATTGTAATAGAATTACACTGAATTAACAAGTAGAAtaaggaaaattaaaattaaaaattctcaatttttctttaatttccctTTAAAGTGGACTCTTTATTACTGCAATTGCAGTTGTTCAAGATCaaatctacagtcgtaccttggttttggaatagcttagttcccaaatgttttggttcctgaacgccgcaaacccggaagtgactgttctggtttgtgaacgttcttttggaagccgaacatctgacggggcttccaattggctgcaggagccttctgcagacaatcagaagccactctttggtttccaaacattttggaagtcaaacaatggattctgtttgacttccaaggtaagactgtattttggaaagaaaTGAGCACTGAAACACTTTAATCTCTTTACTGCACTCCTTACTGCATTGGCAATTGTTTATGATAAAACCTATTTGAGAAGGAAACTACAATATCTgccggagggccacaggttagccaccctaaATATGTTAGATACAAGATAAATAATTCTAAGCCCAGTTTTAACTTGGTGATTTAAAATAACTAAGACTGAACCTAATGAATTCTGTCTATCTTGAATGTAGTATATCAGCAGTAACTGGTCAATGTAGGGCTATTCACAAGTTACACTGGGAGCTGGCCATTGTATGGGACTCCAGGGCAGTGAGGGTCTAAACTGCTGATTGGGATGACTCAGAATATACTGTCCCCTCAGTTGACATGGCAGGTTGCAACTGTACTGATTTGGATGCCTCCTGAGATAATGTTGCTCACCTCGGCAACGGGTTCCCAAGATAAAGGCAACAGTCTTATCTATGCTTGGAAAATGGATGCCATTTTGACTCAAGATGATACACCAAAATGTGACATTGGTGTCACTTCACTTAATTTGGTGTGACTGCTACAAAAGAGGTGGTTTTCACCTATATTTGAATGTCATTAGATGCCATGAGGTATGTTCCAGTGTGTGTACAGCCCcaaaactcacaaattacactagccatttaaaaatcacatggggggggggtcttcaaaTTTCTGGGGAGCACTGGGCACTCCCCACTAGCCAAAGAATATAGATATGCCATAAAAATAGAGTAGTTTGCGTTTACAATTCTTGATCTCAGAAATTAtataccttccttttcttttacaCATAGATGGTAATCTAAGCTTCTAAAGAGGTGGTAATTTCAGCCACTTACCTCTGGCCCAGTGCACAGGGTAAAGATGTTTCCAAAGAGATCCAGTTTTAGCCAACTGAGACCATTTGCTATTTACTTGACTGCATCGACACAACTCCTGAGGGCTAAGGTAACTAAAAATAGTCAGCACAACCTCAGAAGGAAGATCAACAATATTGGTGGTTTGCCCTGTTTCTTCAGTTTCTGAAATATATGGGAATACATTCAGTATTTTGGCAGTGGCTTGAAGAGTATTATTCTGTTTAGAatgcaacaataaaaaataatcactGAAGCTGTGGCAGAAAAGCAGCTGACAGCATGTATAAATGGGGAGCCATCAACTTTTACATCTCTCTCTCAGAGCCAAAGGACTGGTTGTTGACATCCTTTTCCAAAAGAATGAGAAACATAAATACTACCCCAAACTCAACTGCTACTAAATTGCACAAACATTAAGCAATTAAACAAGTAGAACTAGTGAAAAATATTAGCCACTTCATCCAAAAACAAAGAAGCATGCAGGACAAaatcattgtgtttttatttatttttattattttattaaatttatatacagccctatacctgcaggtctcagggcggttcacaggataaaatcagaatattaaACCACAATatacataattcaaaataaaaacaaaaccaaccca
It includes:
- the FBXL5 gene encoding F-box/LRR-repeat protein 5 isoform X1 produces the protein MAPFPEEVDVFTAPHWRMKQLVGLYCDKLSKTNFSNNNDFRALLQSLYATFKEFKMHEQIENEYIIGLLQQRSRTVYNVHSDNKLSEMLSLFEKGLKNVKNEYEQLNYAKQLKERLEAFTRDFLPHMKEEEEVFQPMLMEYFTYEELKDIKKKVIAQHCSQKEAAAEIRRGISLWNQAEELQKAFKYSVDEKADQGEETEETGQTTNIVDLPSEVVLTIFSYLSPQELCRCSQVNSKWSQLAKTGSLWKHLYPVHWARGDWSSGPPGDLDTDPDEEWVKNRKDESRAFQEWDEDADIDESEENAEESLAISIIQKEKDFLQGLIHNVLPRVGTSVKTIVLAYSSAISNKMVRQILELCPNLEHLDLTQTDISDSAFESWSWVGCCQNLRHLDLSGCERITDVAVKKISRALGILSPNEAGSPKSCQNRNGKTVWKSKDIAMQASKKNCSLHDIANENLIKGEGNESHWIAPVRSESFNSAYIWMLDAEDLADIEDAAEWKHRNIEGVCVIEPSSNCCSASCSSKDIFGLRTSICWQQHCAPTALTYCGHSFCCAGTALRTIQALPGSSALSKHAPRTSKQSEEKDFAYFRSAKSDHETARVLQFLSLSGCYQITDHGLRMLTLGGGLPHLEHLNLSGCLTVTGAGLQDLVSVCPSLNHEHFYYCDNINGPHAETASGCQNLQCGFRACCRSGE
- the FBXL5 gene encoding F-box/LRR-repeat protein 5 isoform X2, which codes for MAPFPEEVDVFTAPHWRMKQLVGLYCDKLSKTNFSNNNDFRALLQSLYATFKEFKMHEQIENEYIIGLLQQRSRTVYNVHSDNKLSEMLSLFEKGLKNVKNEYEQLNYAKQLKERLEAFTRDFLPHMKEEEEVFQPMLMEYFTYEELKDIKKKVIAQHCSQKEAAAEIRRGISLWNQAEELQKAFKYSVDEKADQETEETGQTTNIVDLPSEVVLTIFSYLSPQELCRCSQVNSKWSQLAKTGSLWKHLYPVHWARGDWSSGPPGDLDTDPDEEWVKNRKDESRAFQEWDEDADIDESEENAEESLAISIIQKEKDFLQGLIHNVLPRVGTSVKTIVLAYSSAISNKMVRQILELCPNLEHLDLTQTDISDSAFESWSWVGCCQNLRHLDLSGCERITDVAVKKISRALGILSPNEAGSPKSCQNRNGKTVWKSKDIAMQASKKNCSLHDIANENLIKGEGNESHWIAPVRSESFNSAYIWMLDAEDLADIEDAAEWKHRNIEGVCVIEPSSNCCSASCSSKDIFGLRTSICWQQHCAPTALTYCGHSFCCAGTALRTIQALPGSSALSKHAPRTSKQSEEKDFAYFRSAKSDHETARVLQFLSLSGCYQITDHGLRMLTLGGGLPHLEHLNLSGCLTVTGAGLQDLVSVCPSLNHEHFYYCDNINGPHAETASGCQNLQCGFRACCRSGE